From the Drosophila willistoni isolate 14030-0811.24 chromosome 2L unlocalized genomic scaffold, UCI_dwil_1.1 Seg168, whole genome shotgun sequence genome, the window tttttttttatgttttgatGGCGTCACCGTCTAGCTATCTCTTTCTGGCTTTGCCTCATCGCAACTCAACTtgtgtatttgtatatgtatgcatatttttgtaataaatttaaaatttattattaaaaaagacTTACCTATTTGATTTGGGTTAtatgtttgctgttgttgttgtactttTGCTTTTCTGGCCGTTATTTATTGTGATATTCCTTTTCGGCTTTCTTTCGTCAAAAAATCTTCGTTTATGTGAGTTGCGTTGCGTTTATATTGCCTCTGTATTGgtgcgacgacgacgacgaagacgaatgggcaagaaaacaaaatcaaaattaaacaCAGCTACTCCAAAAATTTCCCTGTACAGCAGACATTCATTCAAACTCATAGACTAACTAAACTGACTGACTATCGAAAATATATAACAGTTTgcaaaattgcaaattttgtcTACATTTTTCGTTATTGCTaataaaagttaaataaattcCGCTTTAAATCAATTGTAGCTGTACGTGTTATTTCTGGTTAGACTGTAAAAACACTTTCCAACACGTGTGTAAGAGTGAGACGGCTCTATAGAGCAATTGTGGAAAGTGACCGCAAAGCGGACTGGAAGACTGGAAATTGTATCATCCTGCAACGcccaaaaatattaacaacgaataaattaatgaaaagaaaaacacaaaaaaaaaaaactaaactaatgCGTTGCATAAAAACCATTGCCTAATCAcgatttatattattttgtattttcatttttgtttcgtcTGTTTCCTTTAAGATTTTTCCCTCTTCTCTCTTCTTTTTACCGCACTTTTATGTATTCTGCACACAAAAACTATGTCAATTTAGCGCCATAGCCGCTCACTCACACAGATGCACACACGTCGATTATGtcatattatttaatttatacacACTTTttaatacacatacacacaacacacacatacacgtatgtatgtacatctattttatatatgtaaattaacGGCGTCTCGTTAACCGGCAACGGCGTGAAAAATCGATATGGCTGCGCTTTTACAGTTATTCTTGCCCGCAAAGAGCCTTTTCCGGCTCAATGGCTTAAACACAAATTAAGCTTGACAATATTTTTTGCCGCTTACAAGAGCACGAGctcaaaatatttgttaattgCACAAACCACCGGGTGTCTTGCCAGGTACACTACACTCAAAAATCACTTTTGGCTTGATTTCCATTTcacaattgttgttttttcttttttttttttaattattatttttaattttctttatattttttttcagtaattttattttttcccctATTCTGCTTCTCACCCTTTTTTATCcaaaaaagtttaaacaaaTTCAGCGACTGGCACCCACGACCGCTTAcctagaaaacaaaaacaacaatgtgGAAAAACaaggcaaaaacaacaacaatgaaataCAGTATGACCATATTTAATTCGCAGCTCAATTCCAAAACAGCCTTATCTGGCCGGAAAAAAGCTGAAATGACATCACTGCATGTGGTGCAAAGGGAACGAAcaagagcgagaaagagagaaaaacaagACAAACCATATTTTATCCAGCTTCGATATTCTTATCCGACCCCCACTTTATTTGCCGGTTACAACCATTATTTTGAAAACGAGGACCGGGCAAGATGCCCACTAAGCattttacaatatttcttGGTCACCCTTTGGACCCTAAGTTTTAGGTCTagtaaaactaagataaactgcataccacaaATTTGCCTCAGGATCCAGTTTGGAGCAGTTTCATTTTAAACCATAAACTACACTTGAACTACGAAAGATAGTGAATTAAATTTCTCGTCAAATGAGATATtgttcataaaaatcggataaataaaaataaataaatacactTCGTTGCCCTGCAAAAACAGGTTATCATTTCCTGTGCGATAATCGCAAAACTAAGTTATTAACAGATTCACataattagaaaaaaatttgcccaaatTCAGAAGTCTAAAGATTAATCTAAGTAATGTCACACAAACTTATGAAAGCAAATCCCAAATATTGATcctaaataaatgtatatatatctttttttgtttcttttaaagagagatttattaaataatacgaaataatagacaagtattttaatgtttttatacaaaaaatcCTATGAATAGATTTTTCCCATTGGCAAAATGCAAACACAGATAACAATAAATTCTTATCACGACAAACAACAATGCAGTGTCCGAAAAATATCTATATAATTCAatgaatatttgaaaattaaatcattGCTCTCAGAGACATTATCTCTGTTGCAAGtgtaaagtaaattaaacattaccaaattcataatttttataaattctgGATTACTTTCCAAAATGAGAAGGAAAAGTGTCCTCCCACTTGTTGGCCTCTTCCTTGTTCTTGGTTTCCAGCATGTAATCTCAGAATCTCTTCTTCTGGATGATCACGGGGTGAGTGGCCAAGTGAATAGTATAAAGTGAAGTTCAATCTAATTGATAAGTCTGTTTACTTAGGAGTGTGGATTCTCCAGTGACGAGGAAGATTTGTGTGCCTTATATTGCCACAAGTCCATGAAATTTGCTTTAGCTTATATTATTGAGCtgaaggaaaaaataaaaacactcgAGGAGAATCATTCAGAGAGTGAAAATTGTCAGCTAAGCAAAGCAGTTGAGAATTTGCAAAGTAAAATTGGTCAACAGAATATGCAGATAGCTAATATTAATGAATTCATCACAAACTCAGTTAACAGGCAGAATCAGGTGGAAGAGAAAGCCGAATCTCAAACTGAGATAGACAATTTGAAGAGAAAAGTAGAACAATTGAAAGAGAATTTAGAAAATGTCCAACGTCAAGCAGCAAAAGATAAGGAAGAAAGCTTAGCTGAACaacgaaataaaaatagagaaaaagagaatcTAAAAGAGAAATTAGCTACCCAAAAATCAGATTTAGATAAAGCATTTAAAGACCTCGAGTCGAAAAAGAAGGAATTTGAAGAATATCAGATTAAAGAAAATAGTTCCAGCAACAAAATTGGAGaattaaattctaaaatttcaTCCTTACGGAAAAAGTTAGAAGAATCTGAGACTCAGTTGGCTGTCGAGTGTCAGAAGAGAATACCAACTGGTTGCAAAGGCCTCTCTTCAGGAATTCATAAAGTTGAAATTCCCGGGATTGATCCGATTTCTGTTCTTTGCGAGGGAGATATAGAAGGTGGTGGGTGGATAGTTATTCATAAACGATTTGATGGCAGCGTAGACTTTAATAGAACTTGGACTGAGTATCGTAATGGGTTCGGTAACAAGAAAGGAGAATTTTTCATTGGTCTTGAGAATTTGCATCGTATTACCAATTCCCAAACCTATAAACTTTATGTCCAATTGGAATATCACAACGGAACTTTCCTATTTGCTAGTTatgataattttaaaattggcAACGAAACTACGAAATATAAGTTGGAGTCGTTGGGAGAGTTTAAAGGAACAGCTTATAATTCTATGGAGTACAATTTAAAGCAAGCATTTTCCAGTTTTGATCAAGATAATGATCAACGGGAAGGTTTAAATTGTGCTCAATTGGGTGGAGCCTGGTGGCATAATAATTGTGGCTCAATGTAAGTAACTCATTTAATTATACAAGAATTACCAAttgtcaaatattttgtttatcttaATTAGCAAACTCAAcgcaaaatatttcaatagaGAAGTCGATAATAGATCAAGTATgagctggtggtggtggattTCTCTCAAATCTGTCCAGATGCTTATCCGAACAAAATAAAGTTGGACGTCACCTCAAAATCAACGAAAAACTGGCAAAACTATgcaatagaaaaaaacaatgGATATTTCAGCAACAAAACCAATAATTTATAAACATAACTTCTGGACGAACCCAGTCTTGAGTGGATAATTTCCCTTTTCTGTTTTGTCTCTTTGTTAGATGACATTTGTTAGATGACAGTCATACAAATATGACCGAACCAAGGAGTGAGCCAAAGAACCTGGCTTACGATTATTCGATCATGcggaagtttgtataccctttcaagTTCCTATATTCTCTGATCCCTTGGCAAATGggcaaaatttgttgtttggtaacaaaagaaagaaaaagcatGACGAGGTGAGTTGGTAAAGTTAGTGTGTCTGCCCATCTGCcagtccgtctggatcaacatGCAAACTCTAATGGTgaaattacaattttaaaatttacaaaagTTTAACCAGACGGCAAAACAAATAGAatgaaattatgttttttatcttCTTTCTTACATAAGAATTAATCAATAacaattaaagtttttaaaaatcgGTGGTCAACGGAAAGTTTAGTGCTAGTACCCATAgtgaatttataaatatacaaaGAATTTCGTTCGATTCCTTTGGTTTATTATATTGAGGTTCCACTGTCAATCTTACTGGTCTTTCAAGCACTGATTGAGCCAGATTCAGCTTAACTAAATAGCCACTTAGATAACTCATAAATCAAATGACTATACTATATAGCTTCTACAGAAACATGAAACAACTGATTTTGAGTATAAGTTTGACTTTTCTCTAGAGTGTAAGGAAAAGTATTACAAATAATTGGTAATAGTATTTTGTTGTGGATAGTGTTTGGCTTTTTGATTATgtataacataaaaaaatagTTAGAGCAGTATCTAATTTAAGATATTTAAAATCAAGCATATCAAGTCAAGAAAGATTCTTGCATTTTCTACCGAAACGATTTTAACAAAATCCAACTgaacatttatattttgaatgaaAGGAATCAAGGTGAAGGATTTTTAAACTGTTTGTCTTTCacatataattaaaattaaactagTTAGcatttgaaattaaatgaaattgtaaTAACCCCCAATCGAAAATGTACCTCGAGACTAGATTAGTCCACCATCTGCATTTGCGTCTCCTCGGACTCCCGCCAATTGCGTTGGATGGCATCCACCAGCTGCTTCCAAAAACCAGTGCCCCGGACATAGTTGGCCAGGCAAACGCATATGAATGCCCAGGCCAATCCCAAATAGTAATCCGTTTGAATTTCGGGTACATTTGGTAATGGTTCATTTTGTGTTCGAGCTAGAACTTGAGGAGAAATGCTCTTACGATCCACAGTCCTGACATTCGTGTGTCGCATAATGAAACGACCAAAGCTTCGCTTCTCGGATTCTGCCCAGACGGGATCATATTTGATCAGTGGTTTGCCCTGATGGAATATCAACAGAGTGGGCAGTGACACAATACCAAATTCTGCATTAAATCGTGTGAATTCGTAGGCATCAATGTAGGCAATTGGTAGAGTGGGAAACAGATGGGGCAGCAAATTGATAATCGGAGCCACTCTGGCGCATTCCAGGCTTGTCGGAGTGCAGAAATGGATTACCACGCAGCTGCCATGTTCACGCCGCTTGGTGGCATTCCCTATGGGCTTGAGAAGATTCACAATGTCCTTGGAACTCTTCATTATCAGCAAATGCGGCTCGATTGCTGGCGCCCCATTAGAATCGGTGCTATTATACAGATCCGGTTGCAGACATTTTATCATAATGGGCGGCTTGCGCACTGGTGGAGCCTGATTCAAATGCAAAATGTGCTCATCATCGGGGGCACATGTAAGACGATCACCCATGAGCGCAAAGGACTCGAAGCTATAGTGACTTTGGCCCCGGGATTGGCCCAACGATTCGTTTGAAGCAGTTCCATTCGAGTAGAGACCAAAGTATTGTAGGGCGCTAAACAGGCCAGACAGCTCAGCATTTGCCATCTGCCGGACACAGATGGctgaaatataattaattagtTGGTGACTTTtggctttatttatttatttaaaaaaaaaacttaccaaacaataacaaaataaacttTGCGTACATTTCAACAGCTGATTTGGGAGTGATAGGGATGATAAAAGTATTGATACAATATATCGATATCAAAAACTCAAAACAGCTGATTTTAGTGTGACCATTCTACTATTAGATTACGTTACTTCAAAAAAGGAcgctaataaaaaaaatgtaaacaatatttgaaaaatttcgTTAGAGAAAACAACAAGCATCATGTGAATTTCAACTTTTCATGTGATATACAAAATAGCCAGTTAAATACAATTAGTtggaatatttttattatcgTTGCtgtatttaaacaaaagtCCCGCGCTTTTCAACATACTCgaaatttgtttggttacAAGTGTTTATTGTTAAATATTGTTTTAGTTAATTGTTCATATGGACAAAAACATCAGGAACAGAAACATGGGGAGTTCCAGAGATCAGGACTCATTGGGCATATTGAATATGGAAAATCTTAAAGGTAAGCGGCAGAATTGTGCGAcacagaaaaagaattaaatcgaaaatttcttttaagtaTTTGGAGACATTTCCGAGTGTTCCTTTGCGAATGTCAATGAAAAACTAAGGGTAAGGGGTCAGTCGCAACTGATTATGAAGCAGTTAAAACTAATCTCTCCTTACTAGGCAGAGCGTCACAAGGCTCTCGCGATGCTGGATAAGCCGCGTTTACCCACATCTTCCATAAGCACAAATGTATCCGATCTAATCAGTGATAAAACAATTGATATAAATACCACCGGCAGCACCTTGAATTTGGGCAAAACTTCGCTGAACCGGCCAAAGAAGCCACTAAGGAATAAGGCCATCTCGGTTTCTGATATATTAAAAACATCATTTGCGGCGAAGGCCCGCCAGCTGGAGAAGAAACTACCAACC encodes:
- the LOC6643356 gene encoding thioredoxin domain-containing protein 15; protein product: MYAKFILLLFAICVRQMANAELSGLFSALQYFGLYSNGTASNESLGQSRGQSHYSFESFALMGDRLTCAPDDEHILHLNQAPPVRKPPIMIKCLQPDLYNSTDSNGAPAIEPHLLIMKSSKDIVNLLKPIGNATKRREHGSCVVIHFCTPTSLECARVAPIINLLPHLFPTLPIAYIDAYEFTRFNAEFGIVSLPTLLIFHQGKPLIKYDPVWAESEKRSFGRFIMRHTNVRTVDRKSISPQVLARTQNEPLPNVPEIQTDYYLGLAWAFICVCLANYVRGTGFWKQLVDAIQRNWRESEETQMQMVD